The following coding sequences lie in one Mesorhizobium sp. NZP2298 genomic window:
- a CDS encoding DNA-binding protein, producing MPEPLQTARPSLGVKPMTPLATKPLLENIGVAAKFRDFADLLDSQGADGFRARAYRRAADVVSRLERPVGEILAREGRDGLVALPAIGTGLAGAIAEMVATGRWSQLERLRGEMEPEALFRSIPGIGPRYAHRLAEDGQLETLEDLENALHSGALHVKGIGHRRKEMLGAALAERLGRARLRTTHQSQPLPPVSMLLDVDRMYREKAAAGALRKIAPKRFNPKGEAWLPVLHARHDDWHFTAFFSNTRLAHELAKTRDWVVIYFQVDGQPEGRCTVVTETHGPMIGRRVVRGRESEQQLKETV from the coding sequence ATGCCCGAGCCGCTTCAGACCGCCAGGCCCAGCCTTGGCGTCAAGCCAATGACGCCATTGGCGACCAAGCCGCTCCTCGAGAACATCGGGGTGGCAGCAAAATTCCGCGATTTTGCCGATCTCCTCGACAGCCAAGGCGCCGACGGTTTCCGTGCACGGGCCTACAGAAGGGCCGCAGATGTCGTTTCCAGGCTGGAACGGCCGGTGGGCGAGATCCTGGCAAGGGAAGGACGCGATGGCCTCGTCGCCCTCCCGGCAATCGGAACAGGCCTGGCTGGCGCGATTGCCGAGATGGTTGCAACGGGACGCTGGTCCCAGTTGGAACGGCTGCGCGGCGAAATGGAGCCGGAGGCGTTGTTTCGGTCAATCCCCGGAATCGGACCACGATACGCGCACCGCCTCGCCGAGGACGGACAACTCGAGACCCTCGAAGACCTCGAGAATGCGCTCCATAGCGGCGCGCTTCACGTCAAGGGCATCGGTCACAGGCGCAAGGAGATGCTGGGGGCAGCCCTCGCCGAGCGGCTCGGCAGGGCTCGGCTGAGAACGACCCATCAATCTCAACCCTTGCCGCCAGTGTCGATGCTGCTCGATGTTGATCGCATGTATCGCGAAAAGGCGGCGGCCGGGGCGCTTCGCAAGATTGCGCCAAAGCGCTTCAATCCGAAAGGCGAGGCCTGGCTGCCGGTGTTGCATGCGCGACATGACGACTGGCATTTCACCGCGTTTTTCTCGAACACCAGGCTGGCGCACGAACTGGCGAAGACGCGCGACTGGGTCGTGATCTATTTCCAGGTCGACGGCCAACCGGAAGGGCGCTGTACGGTCGTCACCGAAACACATGGTCCGATGATCGGCAGACGCGTCGTGCGGGGACGCGAAAGTGAACAGCAACTGAAGGAAACAGTATGA